A stretch of DNA from Thermanaerosceptrum fracticalcis:
TACAGGAAAAAGCAGCCCATTGGCACCATCATTAAATAAAAAGAGGTGAAGAAAAATGGATAAGGAGTTTATCGTCAAAGCTGCCGAGGCCTTAAGAGTGGCCATGACAAACAAAAAACCTATTTCCGCTTTAACTGAACAAAAACCCGATATCACCATCGAAGAAGCTTACCAAGTACAACTGGTTAATGTGGAAGAGGCCGTAAAAGCTGGAAAAAGGATTGTGGGTAAGAAAATCGGCTTAACCAGTGTGGCTATGCAGAAGTTTTTAGGCGTTAATGAGCCTGATTATGGACATCTTCTGGATACCATGATCTGGGATGAAGAAATCCCCATTAGTTTAAGTAATTTATTACAGCCTAAAATTGAAGCTGAAATCGCTTTTGTCCTGGGTGATGATTTACAGGGACCTGGAGTAACTCTTACCGATGTATTAAGAGCTACTGCAGGAGTCGTTCCTTCTTTTGAAGTAATTGACAGCCGTATTAAGGATTGGAAAATCAAAATACAGGACACCATAGCTGATAATGCCTCCAGTGCAGGCATTACTTTGGGCAGTCAGCTTATACCTGTTAACCAGGTGGAGCTAAAATATGTGGGAATGGTCTTACAGAAGAACGGGCAGATTATCGAAACGGCCGCAGGTGCCGCTGTCATGGGGCATCCTGCGTTAGCCGTAGCCTGGCTGGCTAATAAATTAGGTTCTATGGGCATCGGTTTGAAAAAAGGAGAAATAATTTTGTCCGGTTCTCTTACGAAAGCAATAGAAGTAAAAGCAGGAGATGTGTTTGTAGCTACTTTTGGCGGATTAGGTTCCGTTAAAGCAGTGTTTACAGAATAAAGATGAGGAGTGACACGAGTGGAAAAAATAAAAGCAGCCATCATTGGCCCCGGCAACATCGGAATGGACCTCATGTACAAGATATTGAAACGGGCCAGAAACATCGAACTAGATACTGTAACAGGTATTATTGCGGATTCTGAGGGACTGATGCTGGCAAAAAGTCATGGGTTTAATACTTCTGCCGAAGGAATCGAGGCCATTATCAAGCGGGACGACATTAAAATTGTTTTTGATTGTACCAGTGCCAAAGCCCATCTCAAGCATGCTCCGATCCTTAAAGCCCATAAGAAAATAGCCATTGATCTGACCCCGGCGGCAGTGGGACCCTATGTCTCCCCCGCTGTCAATATGCTGGAGAACTTTGATAGTGACAATATCAACCTGATTACCTGTGGCGGGCAGGCTACTATACCTATAGTTGCCGCCATCAATAAGGTTGCTGATGTGGAATACGCGGAAATAGTGGCCACCATTTCCAGCCGCAGCGCCGGTCCCGGGACCAGGCAAAACATTGATGAGTTTACCCAAACAACGGCTAACGGTTTGGTTAAAGTAGCAGGGGCAGATACCGCCAAGGCTATTATCATCCTGAATCCTGCCGAGCCACCTATTATGATGAGAAACACCATTTACTGCCGGGTAAAAAATCCCGATCATATGGCCATTATGGCTAGTGTTACTGAAATGGTGAGCAGAGTTAAAGAATATGTACCTGGGTATACCCTGAAACTGGCGCCCATTGTTGATGGAAACAAAGTGACCACAATGATTGAAGTGGAGGGTGAAGGTTCATACTTACCCAAATATTCGGGCAACCTGGATATTATTACTGCCGCTGCCCTGGGGGTAGCGGAAAAAATCGCTGAAAACATGCTAAAAGACGCAGAAAAAGTTGTAGAAAAGGGGAGGGCTGCCCAATGAAAAAGGTTAGAATATTTGATTCCACGCTGCGCGACGGTATGCATGCCGTCAGCCACCAATTTACTCCCGAAG
This window harbors:
- a CDS encoding 2-keto-4-pentenoate hydratase encodes the protein MDKEFIVKAAEALRVAMTNKKPISALTEQKPDITIEEAYQVQLVNVEEAVKAGKRIVGKKIGLTSVAMQKFLGVNEPDYGHLLDTMIWDEEIPISLSNLLQPKIEAEIAFVLGDDLQGPGVTLTDVLRATAGVVPSFEVIDSRIKDWKIKIQDTIADNASSAGITLGSQLIPVNQVELKYVGMVLQKNGQIIETAAGAAVMGHPALAVAWLANKLGSMGIGLKKGEIILSGSLTKAIEVKAGDVFVATFGGLGSVKAVFTE
- a CDS encoding acetaldehyde dehydrogenase (acetylating), which produces MEKIKAAIIGPGNIGMDLMYKILKRARNIELDTVTGIIADSEGLMLAKSHGFNTSAEGIEAIIKRDDIKIVFDCTSAKAHLKHAPILKAHKKIAIDLTPAAVGPYVSPAVNMLENFDSDNINLITCGGQATIPIVAAINKVADVEYAEIVATISSRSAGPGTRQNIDEFTQTTANGLVKVAGADTAKAIIILNPAEPPIMMRNTIYCRVKNPDHMAIMASVTEMVSRVKEYVPGYTLKLAPIVDGNKVTTMIEVEGEGSYLPKYSGNLDIITAAALGVAEKIAENMLKDAEKVVEKGRAAQ